GTCGTGGTGCTGGTGGCACGGCGCCAAGTGGCTGGGGCGCTTCATCTCGTATGGTGCGCGCATCGTCACCGGCATCGAAATCCATCCCGGCGCCACGATCGGGCGCCGCGTATTCATCGACCACGGCTTTGGCGTGGTGATCGGCGAGACTGCCGAGATCGGCGACGACTGCACCATCTACCAGGGCGTCACCCTTGGCGGCACGTCGCTGCACGCGGGCGCCAAGCGACATCCCACTTTGGGGCGCGGCGTGATCATCGGCGCCGGCGCCCAGGTGCTTGGCGGTTTTACCGTCGGCGACTATGCCAAGGTGGGCTCGAACGCGGTACTCCTGAAACCGGTGCCTGCGGGCGCCACTGCCGTCGGCAATCCGGCCCATGTCGTCCAGAAGGATTTACTCGGCGCTGCCGCCACTCCCCTCGCTTCCAGCCCGTTCTCGGCCTACGGCGTCACGCCAAACGGCGACGATCCGCTGTCGAAAGCGCTGCGCGGCCTGATCGAAAACGCCGTCAAGCAGGAGGCGCGCATCGAGCGCCTGGTCGCCACCATGCGCGCAGCCGGCCTCGAGTGCCAGGGCGTGCCTGAATGTGATAAATTAAATTCCGATCAATTGAACAAGCTCGTCGAATAACGCGAATAACCAGAAGAAGGAACGCTGCACATGGAAACAACGCCCGAAGGCCTCGAGATACTGGACCCGTTCGAGCTGCGCGTGCTGGCCGTGCTGGCCGAGAAGGAAGCGCTCACGCCCGATAACTATCCGCTGTCACTGAACGCGCTGGTCAATGGTTGCAATCAATTGTCGAGCCGCGACCCGGTGATGTCGATTTCGGAAGACACGGTGGCCGAGGTGTTGCAGCGGCTGATGCAGGCCAAGTACGTCAACGGCATCACCCAGGCCGGTGCACGCGTGACCAAGTACGAGCACCGCCTGCGCATCAAGTTCACGCTGGAGCAGGACAAGCTGGCCGTGCTGACCATGCTGATGCTGCGCGGCCTGCAAACGGCCGGAGAAATCCGCACCCGCAGCGGTCGCCTGCACGACTTCAAGTCGGTGGCCGAGGTGGAACATGCGCTGCAATTTTTGATCGACAAATATCCGCCGCTAGTGTCGAAACTGCCGCTGGCGCCCGGCACCAAGGAGCCGCGCTACGGCCACCTGCTGGCCGGCGAAGAAGCGCTGGCACGCGAGGAAACCGCCGCCAGCCTGGGCGGCTCGGTCGGCGGTGCGGGGCAGGGGACAAAAATCGGCGCGCTTGAGCAGGAAGTGCAGCAGCTGCGCCGCCAGGTCGATGACTTGACGGCGCAGTTCGCCGCCTTCCGCCAGCAGTTTGAATAATCAGAAACGCTGCAAGCGCCTGATCCAGGCTTCGGAGCAGGGCGCAGCGACGAAGACAGTACGAGCGTACGGCGAGGAGTTGCAACGCCGCGCTGGAGGCTGGATCAGGCGCTTAACCTTCCTCGCGGCGGCGGCGCATGCGGATCGCCACCGCAATCATCGCCACACCTGCTACCACGCCCACCCACAGCCCCACGTTAGCCAGCGTGGACCATGAATACAGGAAGGCGTCGGTCGGCGTGGGCAGGCCGTGTTCTTCCGACAGCGCCAGCCGGCTGCGGTCGAACCACATCCACGATCCCGGCACCACGCCCAGCAACAGGCGGTTGGTGACGTTGCTGATGAACCAGCCGACGCTGAGATCGAAGCCCAGCACTTTCTGCATCCACACCAACAGCAGCCCAGCGCCTACCGGCAGGCCCACGGCCCACACGAACACTTTCGAGCGCACCATGCTCGAGATCATCAGGAGCCAGCCCACGGTGGGCAGCGCCCACAGCATGTAGACGGGCAGCAGGCCGAGCACGCGCAGCGGCGCCAGGTACAGCTCGGGCGTGGCCAGCAGGTCGCCGAACAGCACCGTGCCGTGCAGTGACAGCTTGGCGGCCACCGCCAGCAGCAACACCAGCGACAGCGCAACGGCGATACCGATCACGATCAG
This is a stretch of genomic DNA from Duganella zoogloeoides. It encodes these proteins:
- a CDS encoding YceH family protein, yielding METTPEGLEILDPFELRVLAVLAEKEALTPDNYPLSLNALVNGCNQLSSRDPVMSISEDTVAEVLQRLMQAKYVNGITQAGARVTKYEHRLRIKFTLEQDKLAVLTMLMLRGLQTAGEIRTRSGRLHDFKSVAEVEHALQFLIDKYPPLVSKLPLAPGTKEPRYGHLLAGEEALAREETAASLGGSVGGAGQGTKIGALEQEVQQLRRQVDDLTAQFAAFRQQFE
- the cysE gene encoding serine O-acetyltransferase, encoding MFHHLRQDINSIIERDPAARNAWEVLTCYPGLQAIVMHRWASWCWWHGAKWLGRFISYGARIVTGIEIHPGATIGRRVFIDHGFGVVIGETAEIGDDCTIYQGVTLGGTSLHAGAKRHPTLGRGVIIGAGAQVLGGFTVGDYAKVGSNAVLLKPVPAGATAVGNPAHVVQKDLLGAAATPLASSPFSAYGVTPNGDDPLSKALRGLIENAVKQEARIERLVATMRAAGLECQGVPECDKLNSDQLNKLVE